A single Vigna radiata var. radiata cultivar VC1973A chromosome 8, Vradiata_ver6, whole genome shotgun sequence DNA region contains:
- the LOC106769597 gene encoding peptidyl-prolyl cis-trans isomerase CYP21-4, which yields MARIKPQALLQQSKRKKGPSRISATTVLFYLLILTLVGFFLFASYRHWSNRSRLQAESHVSISEGDISSADSKRSDLPGYAVLNTSKGSIIIELHKETAPEVVDEFIDLCQKGHFKGMLFHLVIKHYVIQAGDNHGAGATEDWNLRGKQHAISSMKHEAFMLGTSKGKHNHKGFDLFITTAPIPDLNEKLIVFGQVIKGEDVVQEIEEVDTDEHYKPKISIGILDVTLKQKV from the exons ATGGCGAGGATTAAACCTCAGGCTCTGCTACAGCAAAGCAAAAGGAAGAAGGGCCCTTCTCGCATAAGTGCTAcgactgttttattttatcttttgattcTGACCTTGGTTGGGTTTTTCCTATTTGCTTCCTACAGACATTGGTCCAACAG GTCAAGATTGCAAGCAGAAAGTCATGTGTCCATCTCCGAG GGTGACATTAGCTCTGCGGACTCCAAGAGATCTGATCTGCCTGGATATGCT GTTTTAAATACCTCTAAAGGTTCTATAATAATAGAACTGCACAAGGAAACTGCTCCTGAAGTTGTTGATGAATTCATTGACTTATG TCAAAAAGGGCACTTCAAGGGGATGCTTTTTCACCTAGTAATTAAGCACTATGTGATTCAGGCAGGGGATAACCATGGAGCTGGAGCTACTGAAGATTGGAACTTGAGAGGAAAGCAACATGCTATTTCTAG TATGAAACATGAAGCATTCATGCTGGGGACTTCCAAGGGCAAACACAACCACAAAGGATTTGATCTTTTCATTACAACTGCACCTATACCAGATTTAAACGAGAAACTTATTGTTTTTGGGCAAGTCATCAAGGGAGAGGATGTTGTGCAG GAAATTGAAGAAGTGGATACAGATGAACATTACAAACCTAAAATATCTATTGGGATTCTTGATGTTACTCTTAAACAGAAGGTCTGA